The following coding sequences lie in one Rhizobium rhododendri genomic window:
- the hemE gene encoding uroporphyrinogen decarboxylase — MRVLAGETLTPPPIWLMRQAGRYLPEYKATRAQAGSFLDLCYSPDHAVEVTLQPIRRYGFDAAILFSDILVIPDALHRNVRFTEGHGPQMNPIDEAGILALEPKDVLEHLKPVFETVRRLRAELPGETTLLGFCGAPWTVATYMIAGHGTPDQAPARLFGYRHRKAFEHLLAMLAELSADYLVAQIDAGADAVQIFDSWAGVLGEAEFEAFAVAPVARIIASVKARRPQARIIAFAKNAGYMLKDYRRKTGADAIGLDWSVPLSFAAELQRDGPIQGNLDPMRLVAGGDALTDGIDRILERLGDGPLIFNLGHGITPQADPENVAVLVDRVRSFKF, encoded by the coding sequence ATGAGAGTGTTGGCGGGAGAAACGCTGACACCCCCTCCGATATGGCTGATGCGACAAGCAGGTCGATATCTTCCCGAATACAAGGCAACGAGGGCTCAGGCGGGGAGCTTTCTGGACCTCTGTTACTCGCCGGATCACGCCGTTGAGGTGACGCTGCAGCCGATAAGGCGCTATGGCTTCGATGCTGCGATATTGTTTTCGGATATCCTCGTCATCCCTGACGCCTTGCACCGGAATGTAAGGTTTACGGAAGGCCACGGGCCACAGATGAATCCCATCGACGAGGCCGGTATTCTGGCTCTTGAACCGAAGGATGTGCTCGAGCACCTGAAGCCTGTGTTTGAAACTGTGCGGCGGCTGCGGGCCGAACTGCCGGGCGAAACGACGCTGCTCGGTTTCTGCGGGGCGCCGTGGACGGTGGCGACGTACATGATCGCCGGACACGGGACACCTGATCAGGCGCCGGCCCGACTGTTCGGCTATCGCCATCGCAAGGCTTTCGAACACCTGCTGGCAATGCTCGCCGAGCTCTCTGCCGATTATCTCGTGGCGCAAATCGATGCCGGTGCCGACGCGGTGCAGATTTTCGATTCCTGGGCGGGCGTCCTCGGGGAAGCGGAATTCGAGGCATTTGCCGTGGCTCCCGTGGCGCGGATTATCGCTTCGGTAAAGGCGCGCCGTCCTCAGGCGCGGATCATCGCTTTTGCCAAAAATGCGGGCTACATGCTGAAGGATTATCGCCGCAAGACCGGCGCCGATGCGATTGGCTTGGACTGGTCCGTTCCCCTCTCCTTCGCTGCCGAACTGCAGCGGGACGGGCCTATCCAGGGTAACCTCGATCCGATGCGCCTGGTGGCCGGCGGCGATGCGCTGACAGACGGGATAGACCGGATCCTGGAGCGGCTTGGCGACGGACCCCTCATATTCAACCTCGGCCATGGCATCACGCCCCAGGCAGATCCTGAAAATGTTGCTGTGCTGGTCGACAGGGTGCGGAGTTTCAAGTTTTGA
- a CDS encoding Tim44/TimA family putative adaptor protein translates to MGSNDFVTIFFLVAAVLIFLQLRSVLGRRTGTEKPPRDLYTPRDAVKGPDAPDTGKVVTLPRRDAVDDENRFAAVDAFAKPETPLNAQLREVVKIDPSFDPKEFVKGARMAYEMIVMAFADGDRKALKGLLSNEVYEGFDAAIADREARGERVKSSFVGIDRSDIMSAEIKETDALVTIRIVSQMISATYDKADVLVDGDAEQVSEVSDLWTFARDTRSRDPNWKLVATESEQ, encoded by the coding sequence ATGGGTTCGAATGACTTTGTGACGATTTTCTTTCTGGTCGCAGCGGTGCTGATCTTCCTTCAGTTGCGCAGCGTGCTTGGTCGCCGCACGGGCACCGAGAAGCCACCACGTGATCTGTACACTCCGCGCGATGCTGTCAAAGGTCCCGATGCGCCGGATACCGGCAAAGTCGTTACTCTGCCGCGTCGCGACGCCGTCGATGACGAAAATCGCTTTGCAGCCGTCGATGCCTTCGCCAAGCCTGAAACGCCGCTGAACGCGCAGTTGCGCGAAGTGGTGAAGATCGACCCGTCCTTCGATCCGAAGGAGTTCGTCAAGGGCGCCCGCATGGCCTACGAGATGATCGTCATGGCTTTTGCCGATGGCGACCGGAAGGCGCTGAAGGGTCTGCTGTCAAACGAGGTTTACGAGGGCTTCGACGCAGCGATCGCCGATCGCGAAGCACGCGGCGAGAGGGTCAAGTCCAGCTTCGTCGGCATCGACCGGAGCGATATCATGAGTGCCGAGATCAAGGAGACCGATGCATTGGTCACCATTCGCATCGTCAGCCAGATGATATCGGCGACATACGACAAGGCCGACGTGCTGGTGGATGGCGATGCGGAGCAGGTATCTGAAGTCAGCGACCTCTGGACATTCGCCCGCGACACGCGCTCACGCGATCCGAACTGGAAACTTGTGGCGACCGAATCCGAGCAATGA
- the hemJ gene encoding protoporphyrinogen oxidase HemJ, protein MTAEKQTDQKAGRTARSRALTAILVFVLLAVALFYWNPDNLYLWIKALHVIAVISWMAGLLYMPRLFIYHTDAAPGSAQSETFKVMEQRLLKVIMNPAMMLTWIFGLYLAWSGFAFQGGWLHAKIGLVVLLTGVHVYFSRAVKAFAKDQNTRSARYWRFANEAPTVLMIAIVILVVVKPFA, encoded by the coding sequence TTGACGGCCGAAAAGCAGACGGATCAAAAGGCGGGACGGACGGCACGTAGCCGCGCGCTGACCGCAATCCTCGTTTTCGTGCTGCTCGCCGTGGCGCTGTTTTACTGGAACCCGGATAATCTCTATCTGTGGATCAAGGCGTTGCATGTCATCGCAGTTATCTCCTGGATGGCCGGGCTGCTCTACATGCCTCGGCTGTTCATCTATCACACCGACGCGGCGCCGGGCTCTGCCCAGTCGGAAACCTTCAAGGTCATGGAGCAGCGGCTGCTCAAGGTGATCATGAATCCTGCAATGATGCTGACCTGGATCTTCGGGCTATACCTTGCCTGGTCGGGGTTTGCGTTCCAGGGTGGTTGGCTGCATGCAAAGATTGGTCTTGTCGTGCTTCTGACTGGTGTCCATGTGTATTTCAGTCGTGCCGTGAAAGCCTTCGCAAAAGACCAGAACACCCGCTCCGCCCGCTATTGGCGTTTTGCTAACGAGGCGCCGACGGTGCTGATGATTGCCATCGTCATCCTCGTCGTGGTCAAACCTTTCGCCTAG
- the coaE gene encoding dephospho-CoA kinase (Dephospho-CoA kinase (CoaE) performs the final step in coenzyme A biosynthesis.) yields the protein MIRLGLTGSIGMGKTTTARLFADAGIPVNDADKAVHELYAGEAAPLIEAAFPGTVAAGIVDRQLLSRQLAANPAGFKTLEAIVHPLVRRGELAFLGEQALAGADIVVLDIPLLFETASTDRVDRIVVVTCDPQLQRQRVLARPGMTEEKFNMILSRQMPDADKRARADFLIDTGNGIEAARSQVAAIIAALRAGTTDRDL from the coding sequence ATGATCCGGCTTGGCCTGACGGGCTCTATCGGCATGGGCAAGACGACAACGGCCAGGCTGTTTGCCGATGCCGGCATTCCGGTCAACGATGCCGACAAGGCGGTGCACGAACTGTACGCGGGCGAGGCGGCACCTTTGATCGAGGCGGCTTTTCCGGGAACCGTTGCAGCCGGTATCGTTGACCGGCAGCTGTTGTCTAGGCAGCTGGCGGCAAACCCGGCTGGCTTCAAGACACTCGAAGCCATAGTCCATCCGCTGGTGCGCCGCGGCGAACTGGCATTCCTGGGTGAGCAGGCCCTGGCCGGCGCCGATATCGTTGTGCTCGACATTCCCCTGTTGTTCGAAACGGCAAGCACAGATCGCGTCGATCGCATCGTCGTCGTTACTTGTGATCCACAGCTTCAGCGCCAAAGGGTTCTTGCGCGACCGGGCATGACGGAGGAGAAGTTCAATATGATTCTCTCTCGGCAGATGCCGGACGCCGACAAGCGGGCGAGGGCGGATTTCTTGATCGATACCGGAAACGGTATCGAGGCGGCCCGCAGCCAGGTCGCGGCGATCATTGCCGCCTTGAGGGCGGGCACGACGGACAGGGATTTGTGA
- the secB gene encoding protein-export chaperone SecB, giving the protein MADEINGETAPSLSVLAQYTKDLSFENPGAPRSLQSRDKPPEININVNVNANPLSDTDFDVVLTLNADAKDDGKTVFHTELVYGGVFRVVGFPQEHMLPLLFIECPRLLFPFARQIIADVTRNGGFPPLIIDPIDFATMFTQRVAEEQTRAQVSSVPN; this is encoded by the coding sequence ATGGCCGACGAAATCAACGGCGAGACCGCCCCCAGCCTATCCGTTCTTGCCCAGTACACGAAGGATTTGTCCTTCGAAAATCCCGGTGCGCCGCGCTCGCTGCAGTCCCGCGACAAGCCGCCGGAAATCAATATCAACGTCAACGTCAATGCCAACCCGCTCTCTGACACCGATTTCGACGTCGTGCTGACGCTGAATGCCGATGCCAAGGATGATGGCAAGACCGTATTCCACACCGAGCTGGTTTATGGCGGCGTTTTCCGGGTCGTTGGCTTTCCGCAGGAGCATATGCTGCCACTGCTGTTCATCGAATGCCCACGCCTGCTGTTCCCGTTCGCGCGCCAGATCATTGCCGACGTCACCCGCAACGGCGGCTTCCCGCCGCTTATCATCGACCCGATCGATTTCGCGACGATGTTCACCCAGCGCGTTGCCGAAGAACAGACGCGTGCGCAGGTCAGCTCCGTTCCGAACTGA
- the dnaQ gene encoding DNA polymerase III subunit epsilon yields MREIIFDTETTGLDSRIDRIIEIGGVELFNHFPTGRTFHMYVNPTGQKVHPDALAVHGITDEFLADKPPFAEVAGPMLEFFGDAKWIAHNANFDMGFINAELARLGMPSILPEMVIDTLSLARRKNPMGPNSLDALCRRYGIDNTHRTKHGALLDSELLAEVYIEMIGGRQTALGLSSDKGGQSGSDRRMDNDDVVVAVLARPSPLPDRVSDLEREAHRALLTKLGEKSIWLKYGSA; encoded by the coding sequence ATGCGCGAAATCATCTTCGATACGGAAACGACAGGCCTCGACAGCCGCATCGACCGCATCATCGAAATCGGTGGCGTCGAACTGTTCAACCATTTTCCGACGGGACGCACCTTTCACATGTACGTCAATCCGACCGGCCAGAAAGTCCATCCGGACGCGCTGGCGGTGCACGGCATTACCGACGAGTTCCTCGCCGACAAGCCACCCTTTGCCGAGGTCGCCGGACCGATGCTGGAATTCTTCGGCGACGCCAAGTGGATCGCCCATAACGCCAATTTTGACATGGGCTTCATCAATGCGGAGCTGGCGCGTCTCGGCATGCCGTCGATCCTGCCGGAGATGGTGATCGACACCCTGTCTCTCGCCCGTCGCAAAAACCCGATGGGTCCGAATTCTCTCGATGCCCTCTGCCGCCGCTATGGCATCGACAATACCCACCGCACCAAGCACGGTGCGCTGCTCGACTCGGAATTGCTGGCAGAAGTCTATATCGAGATGATCGGCGGCCGCCAGACAGCCTTGGGTCTAAGCTCCGATAAAGGCGGTCAGAGCGGTTCAGATCGCCGGATGGATAATGACGACGTGGTTGTCGCGGTGCTTGCGAGACCATCTCCGCTGCCGGACAGGGTAAGCGATCTGGAGCGCGAAGCACATCGGGCGCTGCTCACCAAGCTCGGAGAAAAGAGCATCTGGCTGAAATATGGTTCTGCCTGA
- a CDS encoding Smr/MutS family protein, protein MAKDRKLSPEERILWSKVAKSTRPLPQHMAEMQALDIFLTEQQAAEAQRDVSSPPPPKMPISQQPLPMPQKPQPSASKHHPLERPVKRKIAKGRLPLEARIDLHGLYQDEAHDLLLDFLVRAHMRGLRHVLVITGKGSSMGSEGALKRAAPLWFSKPDFRYLISSYETAAQHHGGEGALYIRLARRPGDAP, encoded by the coding sequence ATGGCGAAGGACCGCAAGCTCAGCCCGGAGGAGCGCATTCTCTGGAGCAAGGTCGCCAAGAGTACCCGGCCGCTGCCGCAGCATATGGCCGAGATGCAGGCGCTCGATATCTTTCTGACCGAGCAGCAGGCCGCCGAAGCGCAGCGCGATGTATCATCACCTCCGCCTCCGAAGATGCCGATTTCGCAACAACCCCTGCCGATGCCGCAAAAGCCGCAGCCTTCCGCCAGCAAGCACCATCCGCTCGAGCGGCCGGTGAAGCGCAAGATCGCCAAGGGTCGGCTTCCGCTGGAAGCAAGGATCGACCTGCACGGCCTCTACCAGGACGAGGCGCATGATCTGCTGCTCGATTTCCTGGTTCGGGCCCATATGCGCGGTCTGCGCCATGTGCTGGTCATAACAGGCAAGGGAAGCTCGATGGGCAGCGAAGGCGCTCTGAAGCGGGCAGCACCTTTGTGGTTCTCCAAGCCCGACTTCCGCTATCTCATCTCGTCCTATGAAACGGCGGCCCAGCATCATGGCGGCGAAGGCGCCCTCTATATCCGCCTGGCAAGGCGTCCGGGAGATGCGCCATGA
- a CDS encoding helix-turn-helix domain-containing protein: protein MTPFGEAVRKLRERKGVTQKEMAAALDVTPAYLSALEHGKRGLPTFVMLQRIAGYFNIIWDEAEELFMLARGSDPRVVIDTAGMAPQYTALANRLAGQFRFLDQDAVEALEAILEKARKTG from the coding sequence ATGACGCCATTCGGCGAAGCGGTGCGCAAGCTCCGCGAACGCAAGGGCGTGACGCAGAAGGAAATGGCGGCCGCGCTCGACGTGACGCCCGCCTACCTCTCGGCGCTGGAACACGGCAAACGGGGTCTCCCGACCTTCGTCATGCTGCAAAGGATTGCCGGCTATTTCAATATCATCTGGGACGAGGCCGAGGAGCTGTTCATGCTGGCGCGCGGTTCCGACCCGCGGGTCGTGATCGACACGGCGGGGATGGCGCCGCAATATACGGCGCTCGCCAATCGCCTTGCCGGACAATTTCGCTTTCTCGACCAGGATGCTGTAGAAGCACTGGAGGCCATCCTCGAAAAGGCTCGGAAAACTGGCTGA
- a CDS encoding shikimate dehydrogenase has translation MDDSRETIGRRAFVTGYPVSHSRSPLIHGHWLKTLDIAGSYQAHAVSPADFPGFIALLKDGTADFIGGNVTIPHKEQAFALADRPDELAQELGAANTLWLENGQLMATNTDGHGFVANLDARHPGWDKVETAVVLGAGGASRAIIQAVRNRGIGTIHVVNRTLDRARELADRFGPSVHAHPEKALREVMQSAGLFINTTSLGMDGGGPVPAIDFTTMARDAVATDIVYVPLKTETLVQAERQGIAAVDGLGMLLHQAVPGFEKWFGQRPEVDDPLRQLVIADMEAHK, from the coding sequence ATGGATGATTCACGTGAAACAATCGGCCGGCGTGCGTTCGTCACAGGCTATCCTGTCAGCCATTCCCGCTCGCCGCTCATCCATGGACACTGGCTTAAAACACTGGACATCGCCGGCAGCTATCAGGCGCACGCCGTGTCCCCGGCAGATTTCCCCGGCTTCATCGCATTGCTGAAGGACGGCACCGCCGACTTCATCGGTGGCAATGTTACGATCCCGCACAAGGAACAGGCATTCGCGCTGGCCGATCGGCCGGACGAATTGGCGCAAGAGCTCGGAGCCGCCAACACGTTGTGGCTGGAGAACGGCCAGCTCATGGCAACCAATACCGATGGCCACGGCTTTGTCGCCAATCTCGATGCCCGCCACCCCGGGTGGGACAAGGTGGAAACCGCCGTCGTCCTCGGCGCCGGTGGCGCAAGCCGCGCCATCATCCAGGCGGTCCGCAACCGTGGCATCGGTACGATCCATGTGGTCAACCGCACCCTGGATCGCGCCCGCGAACTTGCCGACAGGTTCGGTCCCAGCGTCCATGCCCATCCGGAAAAGGCTTTGCGCGAGGTCATGCAGTCGGCGGGCTTGTTCATCAATACCACCTCTCTTGGCATGGATGGAGGAGGCCCGGTGCCAGCAATCGATTTCACGACGATGGCGAGGGACGCCGTTGCCACAGATATCGTCTACGTGCCGCTGAAGACGGAAACGCTTGTCCAAGCCGAACGGCAGGGTATCGCCGCGGTCGACGGTCTCGGCATGCTGCTACACCAAGCGGTGCCGGGATTTGAAAAGTGGTTTGGCCAGCGCCCAGAGGTTGATGACCCCCTGCGGCAGTTGGTTATCGCAGACATGGAAGCGCACAAATGA
- a CDS encoding murein transglycosylase A has product MSARSNDFLLEPTTFDDLKGWGDDDPSGLFDAMRACYRHVTETKSYRAGSLGLTTADLLPLLEAAKDIEPADAGEARAFFEANCQPFFIRRSEDRSGFVTAFFEPEIEVSATPDAVYRYPFYRRPTDLVDLDDSNRPAGLDPSYMFARLRDGEIDAYPDRGEITSGYLAGKGLEIAWARSSVDVFFVHVQGAARLRYPDGTLRRITYAAKAGHPFSAVGRLLIDRGELDRSTISMQTIRDWLYAHPEEVDEVLSHNRSYIFFREADVADLQAGPIAAAKVPLVAGRALAVDRLIHTFGFPFFIRSESLTHLDNGGPFQRLMLALDTGSAIVGPARGDIFTGSGYEAGELAGTVRHDADFYILVPRAAAARFS; this is encoded by the coding sequence ATGAGTGCCCGATCCAACGATTTTTTGCTGGAGCCGACAACCTTTGACGATCTGAAGGGCTGGGGGGATGACGATCCCTCCGGCCTTTTCGATGCAATGCGGGCCTGTTATCGGCACGTCACTGAGACAAAGTCCTACCGAGCCGGGTCGCTCGGGCTGACGACGGCGGACCTGCTGCCGCTGCTGGAAGCGGCAAAGGACATCGAGCCAGCCGATGCCGGAGAGGCCCGGGCTTTTTTCGAAGCCAATTGCCAGCCGTTTTTCATACGGCGGAGCGAAGACCGCAGCGGGTTCGTCACCGCATTCTTCGAGCCAGAAATAGAAGTGTCCGCAACACCCGATGCGGTCTATCGCTATCCCTTCTACCGTCGCCCGACCGATTTGGTCGATCTCGATGACAGCAACCGCCCGGCCGGACTGGATCCATCCTACATGTTCGCACGTCTGAGGGATGGCGAGATCGATGCCTATCCGGACCGCGGCGAGATCACCTCTGGCTACCTTGCCGGCAAGGGTCTGGAAATCGCCTGGGCCAGATCCAGCGTCGATGTGTTTTTCGTGCATGTTCAGGGCGCCGCGCGGCTGCGATATCCGGATGGGACGCTCCGTCGTATCACATATGCCGCCAAGGCCGGCCATCCGTTCTCGGCTGTCGGTCGGCTGCTGATCGACCGTGGCGAACTGGACCGCTCGACGATCTCGATGCAGACGATCCGGGACTGGCTCTACGCCCATCCGGAAGAAGTCGACGAGGTTCTCTCACACAATCGCTCCTACATTTTCTTCCGCGAGGCCGATGTTGCAGATCTGCAGGCCGGGCCAATCGCAGCGGCCAAGGTGCCGCTGGTGGCGGGCCGGGCGCTCGCCGTCGACAGGCTGATCCATACCTTCGGCTTCCCCTTCTTCATCCGCTCGGAAAGCCTCACCCACCTGGACAACGGCGGACCGTTCCAGCGGCTGATGCTGGCGCTCGACACCGGTTCGGCAATTGTCGGCCCCGCACGTGGCGACATCTTCACCGGCTCGGGCTATGAAGCCGGAGAACTGGCGGGCACCGTCCGTCATGACGCCGATTTCTACATTCTCGTGCCCAGGGCGGCTGCCGCGAGGTTCAGCTGA
- a CDS encoding FxsA family protein, translating into MRLSLLPAFVLLLPLVEIAGFVVVGKAIGIWATLGLVVLSVVVGAFLLRSQGLSILRRLSMASRDGAAPARDLVHGAMVVVAAFLLLVPGFFTDILGLLLFIPGVRDLAWKFLSRRIVILGSSPAFNRSRGAPEKPNSSGPVVDLDADDFRRGPNPGSPWSDHKRLKD; encoded by the coding sequence ATGCGCCTTTCGCTTCTACCTGCCTTCGTCCTGCTGCTCCCCCTGGTGGAGATCGCCGGCTTCGTCGTGGTCGGCAAGGCGATCGGTATCTGGGCAACGCTCGGCCTCGTCGTCCTCAGTGTCGTCGTCGGCGCGTTTCTGCTGCGATCCCAGGGATTGAGCATCCTGCGGCGGCTCTCGATGGCAAGCCGCGACGGTGCAGCGCCTGCCCGCGATCTCGTGCATGGTGCGATGGTGGTGGTGGCTGCGTTCCTGCTGCTGGTACCCGGCTTCTTCACAGACATCCTTGGCCTGCTTCTCTTCATTCCTGGCGTGCGCGATCTCGCTTGGAAGTTTCTCAGCCGCCGCATCGTCATCCTGGGGTCTTCGCCGGCGTTCAATCGCTCGCGCGGCGCGCCGGAAAAGCCGAACAGCTCGGGGCCCGTGGTCGATCTCGACGCAGATGATTTTCGTCGCGGCCCGAATCCAGGCTCTCCGTGGTCCGATCACAAGCGCCTGAAGGACTGA
- a CDS encoding pyruvate, water dikinase regulatory protein, translating to MENRINFFHLHLISDSTGETLISAGRAASVQFQASQPIEHVYPLIRNRRQLLPVLEAIDASPGIVLYTIVDHELADLIDERCKAMGVPCVAVLEPVLNVFQTYLGAVSRRRVGAQHVMNADYFARIEALNFTMDHDDGQMPDDYNDADVVIVGISRTSKTPTSIYLANRGIKTANIPIVYGVPLPPSLAAATKPLIVGLIATTDRISQVRENRILGTTPGFDRGHYTDRATISEELKYARALCARHGWPVIDVTRRSIEETAAAIVALKPKLR from the coding sequence GTGGAGAACAGAATAAATTTCTTTCATCTGCACCTGATATCTGACTCAACCGGAGAGACTCTCATTTCCGCCGGAAGGGCGGCGTCGGTCCAATTCCAGGCGAGCCAACCAATCGAGCATGTCTACCCGCTGATCCGCAATCGCCGGCAGCTGCTGCCGGTGCTCGAGGCGATCGATGCTTCTCCGGGTATCGTGCTCTATACCATTGTCGATCACGAACTTGCCGATCTCATCGACGAGCGCTGCAAGGCGATGGGTGTCCCGTGCGTCGCTGTGCTCGAACCGGTACTCAACGTCTTCCAGACCTATCTCGGCGCCGTTTCCCGACGCAGGGTGGGCGCCCAGCATGTGATGAATGCGGATTACTTTGCCCGCATCGAAGCTTTGAATTTCACCATGGATCATGATGACGGCCAGATGCCGGATGATTATAATGATGCCGACGTCGTCATTGTCGGCATCAGTCGAACGTCGAAAACTCCGACCAGCATCTATCTCGCCAATCGCGGCATCAAGACCGCGAATATTCCGATCGTCTACGGCGTACCGCTGCCGCCGAGCCTGGCTGCCGCAACCAAGCCTCTCATCGTCGGCTTGATCGCCACCACCGACCGCATTTCGCAGGTTCGCGAAAATCGCATCCTCGGCACTACGCCCGGCTTCGATCGCGGTCATTATACCGATCGCGCGACGATCTCCGAGGAATTGAAATACGCCCGTGCGCTTTGCGCCAGGCACGGCTGGCCCGTCATTGACGTGACCCGGCGCTCGATCGAAGAAACGGCTGCCGCCATCGTTGCCCTCAAACCGAAGCTGCGCTAA
- a CDS encoding Maf-like protein codes for MTSPLILASSSPFRRMLMENAGLRFESIAASIDERALEAPLEKAGAGPDAIALVLAKAKAVAVSESHHGSLVIGSDQTMSLGSRVFHKPKDSAEAETHLLALSGKTHRLNSAVAIARDGDILWEHLSHAELTMRTLTPAFIHRHIGRVGDKALGSVGAYQLEGEGIQLFSRIDGDYFTILGLPMLPLLAELRALEAIDG; via the coding sequence ATGACATCGCCACTCATCCTCGCGTCCTCCAGCCCCTTTCGTCGCATGCTAATGGAAAATGCCGGCCTGCGGTTCGAATCCATCGCTGCCAGCATCGACGAACGTGCCCTTGAGGCACCGCTTGAAAAAGCCGGCGCCGGCCCGGATGCCATTGCGCTGGTTCTCGCCAAGGCCAAGGCTGTCGCTGTCAGCGAAAGCCACCATGGTTCGCTGGTCATCGGTTCGGACCAGACGATGTCACTCGGCTCTCGCGTGTTTCACAAGCCGAAGGATAGCGCCGAGGCAGAGACCCATTTGCTGGCCCTCTCAGGAAAAACCCACCGGTTGAACAGTGCCGTCGCGATCGCAAGGGATGGCGACATCCTCTGGGAGCACCTGTCCCATGCCGAATTGACAATGCGGACGCTCACACCCGCTTTTATCCATCGGCATATCGGCAGGGTCGGCGACAAGGCGCTCGGCAGCGTCGGGGCCTATCAGCTGGAAGGCGAGGGGATACAGTTGTTCTCGCGGATAGACGGCGACTACTTTACGATCCTCGGCCTTCCCATGCTGCCGCTGCTCGCCGAATTGCGGGCCCTGGAGGCGATCGATGGATGA